Proteins from one Polymorphobacter megasporae genomic window:
- a CDS encoding ATP citrate lyase citrate-binding domain-containing protein produces the protein MQIAGMHQGARLLRYVNFPTAEVIGADASDDAIQALIDRHGSIFIKPIFRGAVGKKGKAGLVGRAVDLATALAEKERLFFAQHRHGDSLVKANGVTFEGGVPATHEIYFSISDSTIYRAPTMTLTHLGGVDIEDLSPGQVATVPFDALTGLKAFVVANALTDIGAPRELISPLVQHLPKLWELVHHYGMTALEVNPIRMQRGRDGRLTPVACDFKCGFDRDDHRWERLDLPAHLFADDASAFEREVNTLRTHQGQSDVFVLNPHGTVLAPTFGGGANSLVTEMLGDAAIISTDFGGNPPYEKMKQVAAICYRHWLKQSNVLFIVGGKSNNTDIYETFRAMGDALREHFSQHGSTPLYVVVARGGPNLVRGMGALAETCDSLGLPYRQFGFDSAMSEVVLYARKVDTWMRGGGREAVAQAMRLAEPVRC, from the coding sequence ATGCAAATTGCAGGGATGCATCAAGGGGCCAGGCTACTTCGTTATGTCAACTTTCCGACCGCCGAAGTGATAGGTGCCGACGCGTCTGATGACGCAATCCAAGCCCTGATCGACCGACACGGGTCCATATTTATTAAGCCGATCTTCCGGGGTGCCGTCGGAAAGAAAGGGAAGGCAGGCTTGGTCGGCCGCGCAGTCGACCTCGCTACCGCCTTGGCGGAAAAAGAGCGACTCTTCTTCGCTCAGCATCGGCATGGCGATTCGTTAGTCAAAGCGAATGGCGTGACCTTCGAGGGAGGCGTGCCTGCGACGCACGAAATCTATTTCTCGATCTCGGACTCCACGATCTACCGTGCGCCGACGATGACGCTAACCCACCTTGGGGGTGTCGATATCGAAGATCTTTCGCCAGGTCAGGTCGCGACCGTGCCGTTCGACGCGCTGACGGGCCTGAAGGCGTTCGTCGTCGCCAATGCGCTGACTGACATCGGTGCCCCGCGTGAACTCATCTCGCCGTTGGTCCAGCACCTGCCTAAGCTGTGGGAGCTCGTTCACCACTACGGCATGACCGCCCTTGAGGTGAACCCGATCCGGATGCAGCGCGGGCGCGACGGACGGCTGACCCCGGTCGCGTGCGACTTCAAATGCGGCTTCGATCGTGACGATCATCGCTGGGAGCGGCTCGATCTCCCCGCGCACCTGTTCGCCGATGACGCCTCTGCATTCGAGCGAGAGGTCAACACGTTGCGGACACATCAAGGACAGTCCGACGTGTTCGTTCTAAATCCGCACGGCACCGTCCTCGCGCCGACGTTTGGCGGCGGGGCGAATTCGCTGGTCACTGAAATGCTCGGGGATGCCGCGATTATCTCGACCGACTTTGGAGGCAATCCGCCATACGAGAAAATGAAGCAGGTGGCGGCCATTTGCTACCGCCACTGGCTGAAGCAGTCGAACGTCCTGTTCATCGTCGGCGGCAAATCGAACAATACCGACATCTACGAGACTTTCCGTGCAATGGGCGATGCGCTGCGCGAACACTTTAGTCAGCACGGGTCGACGCCGTTGTATGTCGTCGTTGCCCGCGGCGGCCCAAACCTCGTCCGCGGCATGGGCGCGCTGGCGGAGACATGTGACAGCCTCGGGCTACCATACCGCCAGTTCGGTTTCGACAGCGCAATGTCGGAGGTCGTGCTTTACGCCCGAAAGGTCGACACGTGGATGCGCGGCGGCGGCCGAGAGGCAGTCGCGCAGGCGATGCGCTTGGCGGAGCCGGTCAGATGTTGA
- a CDS encoding sensor histidine kinase, which produces MSPLRSGAFRFSLLMATVFAIGTIALLIVVDRTVYRYATEVADDTVAAEVAILVDEDRDAGRTEAIESVVRRENAVREHDLRYGMIDRSGHLLAGSLPASTAATGWHQIFVKNSNPDRAGTVEAVQLRALGVKLPDGAILVVASDNSDLDELRQRLRGSSVLFGVGIILLALVGGFAIGTVFLRRLGRVNQSVEHIMQGNWTERLPAIGMSLEFDHLSANLNRMLERIEALLEGMRQISTDIAHDLRTPLTRLRHRLETLKDNPDEATETQIDAAIAQTDEILGVFRTLLRISSLEAGSARSRVVEANLSDCLLHLVDIYRPVTDDARHILVSAIEPGIHGRADPEMLVQALTNLIENAIFHTPAGCQIAVTLQRRDDGIVLSVADNGPGIPEAAREHVLKRFYRLDDSRGAPGSGLGLALVAAVASVHGATLRLTDNYPGLRVEFRLPHGENGRAQPYP; this is translated from the coding sequence ATGAGTCCGCTCCGCAGCGGTGCGTTCCGATTCTCACTGTTGATGGCGACAGTGTTCGCGATTGGTACGATCGCATTGCTAATTGTCGTGGATCGGACGGTCTATCGATATGCGACCGAAGTCGCCGACGACACTGTGGCAGCCGAAGTGGCCATCCTTGTCGATGAGGATCGCGACGCCGGACGCACAGAGGCGATTGAGTCGGTGGTCCGCCGCGAAAATGCAGTGCGCGAACATGACCTGAGATATGGCATGATCGATCGCTCCGGACACCTCCTTGCGGGCAGCCTACCCGCGTCGACCGCTGCAACCGGGTGGCATCAGATATTCGTGAAGAACTCCAATCCTGATCGTGCGGGTACCGTGGAGGCGGTTCAACTCAGGGCCTTGGGCGTCAAGCTCCCGGACGGCGCTATTCTCGTCGTCGCGAGCGATAATTCCGATTTGGATGAACTCCGTCAGCGACTCCGTGGGTCAAGCGTCCTCTTTGGTGTCGGCATAATCCTGTTGGCGCTCGTGGGAGGCTTCGCCATCGGGACAGTTTTCTTGCGTCGTCTTGGCCGTGTCAATCAGTCGGTTGAGCACATCATGCAAGGAAATTGGACCGAACGCTTGCCGGCGATTGGCATGAGCCTCGAGTTTGATCATCTCTCGGCCAATCTCAACCGCATGCTCGAACGGATCGAGGCTCTGCTCGAAGGTATGCGACAGATTTCGACTGACATTGCGCACGATCTTCGCACGCCATTGACCCGACTCCGGCACCGCCTCGAAACGCTTAAAGATAATCCGGACGAAGCGACCGAAACCCAAATCGACGCGGCCATTGCACAGACCGACGAAATTCTGGGTGTCTTTCGCACGTTGCTGCGCATTAGTTCTTTGGAAGCGGGCAGTGCGCGGAGCCGGGTCGTCGAAGCCAATCTGAGCGACTGCTTGCTGCACCTGGTCGATATCTATCGCCCGGTTACCGATGACGCGCGACACATTCTTGTAAGTGCGATCGAACCGGGCATTCACGGTCGCGCCGATCCAGAAATGCTTGTTCAGGCACTGACCAACCTGATTGAAAACGCAATCTTCCATACTCCCGCCGGTTGCCAAATCGCGGTCACGCTGCAACGTCGTGACGATGGCATCGTGCTATCGGTGGCAGACAATGGTCCGGGGATTCCCGAGGCCGCGCGCGAGCACGTGCTGAAGCGCTTTTACCGGCTCGACGACAGCCGAGGTGCGCCGGGGTCGGGACTCGGACTCGCGCTCGTTGCGGCAGTAGCCTCGGTTCATGGCGCAACATTGCGACTGACGGACAACTACCCCGGACTTCGGGTCGAGTTCCGGCTCCCCCATGGCGAGAACGGTCGCGCGCAACCGTACCCATGA
- a CDS encoding winged helix-turn-helix domain-containing protein, producing the protein MKLLLLEDDCEVREHVARLLRAAGHIVDECANGPDAVFLGTSDTYAVLILDRMVPGITGLGVLKALRSANIRTPALFLTAMDSVDDRVEGLETGADDYLIKPFAGSELLARVAALGRRPPMANIVTRLIAGDLEVDLLKRTVTRANIPIDLQQQEYKLLEYLMQHVGEIVTRTMLLENVWSFHFDPGTNLIESHISRLRAKVHRGFDRDLIHTIRGAGYRLDA; encoded by the coding sequence ATGAAACTCCTGCTCCTTGAGGACGACTGCGAAGTGCGGGAGCATGTCGCGCGGCTGCTGCGCGCGGCTGGCCACATCGTCGATGAGTGCGCCAATGGCCCGGACGCCGTTTTCCTTGGTACCAGCGACACGTATGCTGTTCTCATTCTCGACCGAATGGTCCCGGGAATCACCGGTCTTGGAGTGCTGAAGGCGCTCCGCAGCGCGAACATCCGGACGCCGGCACTGTTTTTGACGGCAATGGACAGCGTCGATGACCGGGTCGAAGGATTGGAAACCGGGGCCGATGACTACCTCATCAAACCCTTCGCCGGTTCGGAACTCCTGGCCCGGGTAGCTGCGCTCGGGCGGCGGCCGCCGATGGCTAATATCGTTACCCGGCTGATCGCCGGGGATCTCGAAGTCGATCTGCTCAAGCGGACCGTGACGCGGGCCAATATCCCAATCGATCTGCAGCAACAGGAATATAAGCTACTTGAATATCTGATGCAGCATGTCGGCGAGATCGTTACTCGAACGATGCTGCTCGAGAATGTCTGGTCGTTTCACTTTGACCCGGGCACGAATCTGATCGAGAGCCATATAAGCCGGTTACGTGCGAAAGTGCACCGTGGGTTTGATCGCGACCTGATCCACACCATCCGCGGTGCGGGCTACCGGCTGGATGCTTAG
- a CDS encoding peptidase M4, producing MADPVASIPSSGHSASTGTTTRIFVYLTTAATLANSAVVAAPIAIKFKGDKLAPIASVMLASARASALTARPDVIIAQELEKEARGRGLRYSFDIKSKGKTFEVGIDTRTIKLLENKPDGPNAD from the coding sequence GTGGCCGACCCGGTGGCGTCTATCCCGTCATCAGGGCATTCCGCCTCGACGGGAACAACTACGCGTATCTTTGTCTATTTGACGACAGCCGCCACGCTGGCCAACTCCGCCGTGGTCGCCGCGCCGATCGCGATCAAGTTCAAGGGGGACAAGCTTGCACCGATCGCTAGTGTGATGCTCGCCAGTGCGCGGGCAAGCGCCCTCACCGCGCGTCCGGATGTCATCATTGCTCAGGAACTGGAGAAAGAGGCGCGAGGGCGCGGCCTGCGGTATTCGTTCGATATCAAGAGCAAGGGCAAGACTTTCGAAGTCGGGATCGACACACGTACCATCAAGCTCCTCGAAAATAAGCCGGACGGTCCGAACGCCGATTGA
- a CDS encoding TonB-dependent receptor: MSLGLTKMTLLSSATLIASSAFADAAPADQAASDIVITGVRASKTARAEERAAPNLVNVQAAEDIVKYPDFNAAEALGRIPGVSLAIDTGEGRFVNIRGLDGNLNGTTFGGVTLLNTQPGGTYFGGGGRAVELDTVPVGAIDRLVVRKTGLPDQEAEGLGGSVELTPRTAVGLTKPFFEGTLGGGYQNAHKSGDVFIGEAAAGTAFGPDNQFAVVLTGSFHTDKRGFDDVEPGLLDAVQPGTPGDKVLDSLDLRRYTYNRRRFGFGGELDWNPDPKNHYYLRANDAGYTESVKRSILQYRGLGDTTTTNGNIITATGVDARVTRRDEQETHLNFIAAAGGHNDLESVILDYQMSYTSATYHRDYDRNTTFSRVGQPGFTVAYDNTTRVVPMLTTTGFNPSDPSQFTLTGATNTTERAHDREYAGVFNVTVPTTLLGGDGAFKIGGKLRFRDKIDAPNNLTYSGVPATSLSALLGEGPFTDYYAGTYNVGYAPSVPATRALLGSLTQITSASNAQRNAQGFFNDTENIYAGYAQYSGTFGKLGVLVGVRVENTDGTYRGTTITDGTVFTPSSRKSSYTNFFPTVQLRYDIADNLVARATYSTGIGRPGFLQLLSGAVVDTGNQAVSVGNPNLKPTTDNAFDGAVEYYLPNSGIVSVGVFDKEFNNYIINGITFDNNYPGITGRTTITTYTNVSSAYSRGVEAQYNQKFSFLPAPWNGFGVVANATYVWSKFQIRPGETSRLPGTSPLTYNAGVFYEANKMQLRVSVSHVDAAIFGVGGGAGFDTFEDQRTQVDLTSSYQLFPKMTVYFNARNLNNSPLRYYEGFANRTTQREFYDQSYEAGFRFKF, encoded by the coding sequence ATGTCTTTAGGGCTTACCAAGATGACATTGCTGAGCTCGGCGACGCTCATCGCGAGCTCGGCGTTTGCCGACGCGGCACCTGCCGACCAGGCTGCGAGCGACATCGTCATCACCGGCGTCCGCGCAAGCAAGACCGCTCGCGCCGAGGAGCGCGCTGCGCCGAACCTCGTCAATGTTCAAGCCGCCGAGGACATCGTCAAATATCCCGACTTCAACGCCGCCGAGGCGCTCGGACGCATACCTGGCGTCAGCCTCGCGATCGACACGGGCGAGGGGCGCTTTGTCAACATCCGCGGGCTCGATGGCAACCTCAACGGCACGACGTTCGGCGGGGTAACCCTCCTAAATACCCAACCTGGTGGTACCTATTTCGGCGGCGGCGGCCGCGCGGTCGAACTCGATACCGTGCCGGTCGGCGCGATCGACCGGCTCGTTGTCCGCAAGACCGGCCTGCCCGACCAGGAGGCCGAAGGCCTCGGCGGCTCGGTCGAATTGACGCCGCGGACCGCCGTCGGCCTGACCAAGCCGTTCTTCGAAGGCACGCTCGGCGGCGGCTATCAAAATGCGCACAAAAGCGGCGACGTCTTTATCGGCGAGGCCGCCGCCGGCACCGCGTTTGGCCCTGACAACCAGTTTGCCGTGGTGCTGACCGGTTCGTTCCATACGGATAAGCGCGGCTTCGACGACGTCGAGCCCGGCCTGCTCGATGCGGTCCAGCCGGGGACGCCCGGCGACAAAGTGCTCGATAGCCTCGACCTGCGCCGCTATACCTACAACCGCCGCCGTTTCGGCTTCGGCGGCGAGCTCGACTGGAACCCCGACCCGAAGAACCATTATTATCTGCGTGCGAACGACGCGGGGTACACCGAGTCGGTCAAGCGCTCGATCCTTCAGTATCGCGGCCTTGGAGACACCACAACGACCAACGGCAACATCATCACCGCGACAGGGGTCGACGCGCGTGTCACACGGCGAGACGAGCAAGAGACCCATCTCAACTTCATCGCGGCTGCCGGTGGACACAATGACCTCGAGAGCGTGATCCTCGACTATCAGATGTCGTACACCTCGGCGACGTATCACCGCGATTACGATCGCAACACGACCTTCTCGCGGGTTGGCCAGCCCGGCTTCACGGTCGCGTACGACAACACCACCCGCGTCGTGCCGATGCTGACGACGACCGGCTTCAATCCGAGCGACCCGAGCCAGTTCACGCTCACGGGTGCGACGAATACCACCGAGCGCGCGCACGACCGCGAATATGCCGGCGTGTTCAATGTCACGGTGCCGACGACGCTGCTCGGCGGCGACGGTGCCTTTAAAATCGGCGGCAAGCTTCGCTTCCGCGACAAGATCGACGCACCGAACAACCTGACCTACAGCGGCGTGCCGGCAACGTCGCTAAGCGCACTGCTCGGCGAAGGGCCGTTCACCGATTATTACGCTGGCACCTACAACGTCGGCTATGCGCCGAGCGTACCGGCTACCCGCGCTCTGTTGGGCTCGCTGACGCAAATCACCAGCGCGTCGAATGCCCAGCGCAACGCCCAAGGCTTCTTCAACGATACCGAAAACATCTACGCTGGTTACGCGCAATATTCGGGCACGTTCGGCAAGCTTGGCGTCCTGGTCGGCGTCCGCGTCGAGAACACCGATGGGACCTATCGCGGGACGACAATCACTGACGGCACTGTCTTCACACCGTCGTCACGCAAGTCGAGCTACACCAACTTTTTCCCGACGGTGCAACTGCGCTACGACATCGCCGACAACCTTGTCGCACGGGCGACATATTCGACCGGTATCGGGCGTCCCGGATTCCTCCAGCTCCTCTCGGGCGCTGTCGTCGACACCGGCAATCAGGCAGTGTCGGTCGGCAACCCGAACCTCAAGCCGACGACTGACAACGCCTTCGACGGCGCGGTCGAATATTATCTGCCCAACTCAGGGATCGTCTCGGTCGGGGTCTTTGACAAAGAATTCAACAACTACATCATTAACGGCATCACCTTCGACAATAATTATCCGGGCATAACCGGGCGGACGACGATCACCACCTACACCAATGTCAGCAGCGCCTATTCGCGCGGCGTCGAAGCACAATATAACCAGAAGTTCAGCTTCCTGCCGGCACCATGGAACGGTTTCGGTGTCGTCGCCAACGCGACCTATGTCTGGTCGAAATTCCAGATCCGTCCCGGCGAGACTAGTCGCCTGCCCGGAACCTCGCCGCTGACGTACAACGCAGGCGTGTTCTATGAGGCGAACAAGATGCAACTGCGGGTGTCGGTCAGCCATGTCGACGCAGCGATCTTCGGCGTCGGCGGTGGTGCGGGCTTCGATACGTTCGAGGACCAGCGCACCCAGGTAGACCTGACTTCGTCCTATCAGTTGTTTCCGAAGATGACAGTTTACTTCAACGCGCGCAACCTGAACAACTCGCCTCTGCGCTATTACGAAGGCTTCGCCAACCGCACGACGCAGCGCGAATTCTACGATCAAAGCTACGAGGCAGGGTTCCGGTTCAAGTTCTAG